AACGAACAGGTGCGAGTGTTTCTGGTCCAATTCCACTTCCTACAGATAAAGAAGTGGTTACAATTCTACGAGCTGTTCACAAATACAAAGATTCTAGAGAACAATTCGAAATGCGAACACATAAACGGTTGATTGATATTTTAAATCCGACACCAAAAACTGTAGACGCATTAATGCGATTGAACTTACCAGCTGGCGTTGATATAGAAATCAAACTATAGACCCCAATGGTATTATGATTGCCTGGCAATCCAATGATATTTAGGAGGAACAAATGAAAAAAGCAATTATTGGCAGAAAAATTGGAATGACACAAGTGTTTGGAGAAAACGGTGTGGCGATTCCGGTAACAGTTGTGGAAGCAGGCCCTTGCCTGGTTGTTCAGAAAAAAACAATGGAAACTGACGGATACGAAGCCGTTCAATTAGCCTTTGGTGAAGTGAAAGAGCGTCGAATGACTAAACCGCTCAAAGGACACTATGATAAAAATGGTGTTGAATATAAAAAAGTAATAAAAGAATTCAAACTTGATGATTATGCA
This genomic interval from Eubacteriaceae bacterium ES3 contains the following:
- the rpsJ gene encoding 30S ribosomal protein S10, with translation MAKQKIRIRLKAFDHKILDQSAERIVETAKRTGASVSGPIPLPTDKEVVTILRAVHKYKDSREQFEMRTHKRLIDILNPTPKTVDALMRLNLPAGVDIEIKL